Proteins encoded together in one Drosophila albomicans strain 15112-1751.03 chromosome 2R, ASM965048v2, whole genome shotgun sequence window:
- the LOC117573552 gene encoding tropomyosin-2 isoform X2, whose amino-acid sequence MDAIKKKMQAMKLEKDNAIDKADTCENQAKDANSRADKLNEEVRDLEKKFVQVEVDLVTAKEQLEKANTELEEKEKLLTSTESEVATLNRKVQQIEEDLEKSEERSTTAQQKLLEATQSADENNRMCKVLENRSQQDEERMDQLTNQLKEARMLAEDADTKSDEVSRKLAFVEDELEVAEDRVRSGESKIMELEEELKVVGNSLKSLEVSEEKANQRVEEFKREMKTLSVKLKEAEQRAEHAEKQVKRLQKEVDRLEDRLFHEKEKYKAICDDLDQTFAELTGY is encoded by the exons aTGGACGCCATCAAGAAGAAGATGCAAGCGATGAAGCTTGAGAAGGATAATGCCATCGACAAGGCAGATACCTGCGAGAATCAAGCTAAGGATGCCAACTCCCGCGCCGACAAACTCAATGAGGAGGTGCGCGATTTGGAGAAGAAATTCGTTCAGGTTGAGGTCGATTTGGTCACCGCCAAGGAGCAGCTGGAGAAGGCCAACACCGAATTGGAAGAGAAGGAGAAACTGTTGACCTCCACGGAGTCCGAGGTTGCCACCTTGAACCGTAAGGTCCAACAGATTGAGGAGGATTTGGAGAAATCTGAGGAGCGCTCAACCACCGCACAACAGAAGCTGTTGGAGGCCACACAATCGGCCGATGAGAACAACCGTATGTGCAAAGTATTGGAGAACCGTTCCCAGCAGGATGAGGAGCGTATGGATCAGTTGACCAACCAATTGAAGGAAGCCCGTATGTTGGCTGAGGATGCTGATACCAAGTCCGATGAAGTGTCCCGCAAGCTGGCCTTCGTTGAAGACGAGCTCGAAGTTGCTGAGGATCGTGTCCGCTCCGGTGAATCCAAGATCATGGAGCTGGAGGAAGAATTGAAG GTTGTCGGTAACTCCCTGAAATCTCTGGAAGTGTCCGAGGAGAAGGCCAACCAGCGCGTTGAGGAATTCAAGCGCGAGATGAAGACCTTGTCCGTCAAATTGAAGGAAGCCGAACAGCGCGCCGAACACGCCGAGAAGCAAGTGAAGCGCCTGCAGAAGGAAGTCGACAGGCTAGAAG ACCGTCTCTTCCAtgagaaagaaaaatacaaagcaATCTGCGACGATTTGGACCAGACATTTGCTGAACTTACTGGATattaa
- the LOC117573541 gene encoding myb-like protein P, with translation MSGILKVCVEEWKRHSLHVAMSSAAKETIKCRRHALLKLLTLGLLCLGLCNAAAADGETMQKYANESEAPNWSQFLEDYVLSQSSSHRMSKDLGYMDGPINYHSSAYKRPGNNIYITRRIGEAVELEPHLRTPVESQSPIVNPQFRPMTNQMLHQQQQQQQQQLQQQQQQQQQRQQPGFLQQLFGFGGSSSGGLSSSGSGPSGPPQAHLRPVPLQQAPAHSQQQQQQQQHLAHGSPPNTFRAVSENDLYLLGAIEKLVYRVDYLESRVRRTEQLIYYLMAGNNQKEVKDPCPTNFTRISDNCYYINSQQQVNWKTANTACKGLSAHLAEFEKVSENEEIMAYLLNQPAHRGRDYWLGGLNPGLLWIWSNSAKPVNPNTNLTSIAMSQKGENSTASNLVDSSEESTDDNDVLNNTVQIEGKGRCLRLSYNAGKHSYVYYGQECTSRHYYICEYEDKTLDNKIQKIARDLKLFD, from the exons ATGAGTGGAATATTAAAAGTGTGTGTCGAAGAGTGGAAAAGGCATTCATTACATGTCGCGATGTCATCGGCCGCTAAGGAAACAATAAAGTGCCGTCGTCATGCATTACTGAAGCTATTAACTCTGGGCCTGCTGTGCCTTGGATTATgcaatgcagctgctgcagacGGTGAAACTATGCAAAAATACGCAAATGAATCAGAGGCACCAAATTGGTCGCAATTTCTCGAAGATTATGTGTTAAG ccaaagcagcagtcACCGTATGTCCAAAGATCTGGGCTATATGGATGGCCCAATTAATTATCACTCCTCAGCGTACAAAAGACCCGgtaacaatatttatattactcGACGCATTGGCGAGGCTGTCGAGCTGGAGCCGCATTTGCGTACGCCTGTGGAAAGTCAGAGCCCGATTGTTAATCCTCAGTTCCGTCCCATGACCAACCAAATGttgcaccaacaacaacagcagcagcagcaacagctgcagcagcagcaacagcagcagcaacagcgacagcaacccGGTTTCTTGCAACAACTCTTTGGCTTTGGTGGCTCCAGCAGTGGCGGTTTAAGCTCCAGCGGCAGTGGACCATCTGGTCCCCCTCAAGCGCACTTGCGTCCGGTGCCACTGCAGCAAGCACCCGCACactcacagcaacaacagcaacagcagcaacacttggCCCATGGCAGTCCACCGAACACATTCCGGGCCGTCTCCGAAAACGATTTGTATCTGCTTGGAGCCATCGAAAAGCTAGTCTATCGTGTTG attatttGGAAAGTCGTGTGCGCCGCACGGAGCAGTTGATCTACTATCTGATGGCCGGCAACAATCAAAAGGAAGTGAAGGATCCATGCCCAACCAATTTTACGCGCATCAGCGACAATTGCTACTACATCAACAGTCAGCAGCAGGTGAACTGGAAGACGGCCAACACGGCATGCAAAGGGCTCTCTGCGCACCTGGCAGAGTTCGAAAAGGTCTCAGAGAATGAAGAGATCATGGCCTATTTGCTTAATCAGCCAGCTCACCGAGGTCGTGACTATTGGCTGGGTGGACTTAACCCAGGACTGTTGTGGATCTGGTCGAATTCCGCCAAGCCCGTGAATCCCAACACAAATCTCACTTCGATAGCCATGTCACAGAAGGGTGAAAATTCAACAGCTTCCAATCTGGTGGACAGCAGCGAGGAATCCACAGATGACAACGATGTGCTCAACAATACAGTACAAATTGAAGGCAAAGGACGTTGTCTCCGACTCAGCTACAATGCTGGCAAACATAGTTATGTATACTATGGTCAGGAGTGCACATCCAGGCACTATTATATCTGTGAGTACGAGGACAAGACGCTGGATAATAAAATACAGAAGATAGCGCGTGACCTCAAACTCtttgattaa
- the LOC117573539 gene encoding uncharacterized protein LOC117573539 — translation MASDFSTSQFVSTNTCSSAANFSRWLTEEVFKLIDIVQRDEAIYNPRHKYYFCRPYVENFWREVDLKLEKNPGASLAKWTNLRISFRREYTNYLEEKVPPCWSYFDRMFFLHPYLRKKHQQPKSLGTQVQDALAHLSNLSNRMQRERAVTTCTAASTTTTAQVNTGSTAHSAQPSPQPPQLDNYLDYFDEHDHNNSELDEIIDEEQRARFQNHPLDNNDIKSECEEPVEDYEPEAEADTEQRFHHAHQDEEEHDRDDDHEMRPNVYETAVSASAPISSTSSSSSLALEKRFPQHYQQHNNSSRLQHMNRLQMRTYHHEETRALRSRSQELQGVAAAAASVAAASAANMQTHSNVSFVRPTFSSKPVDMVSTTTHSSTAVAVIGATDSELPTPSSVAAAATPSSAYVNQRHLHGSHSHSHHQSTPAQRLEVSNGATSAAGAVELCDCKTDSDAMFLMSLLPDIQKLNGRDRGKIKIAFQNILQDYLYPD, via the coding sequence ATGGCCAGTGATTTTAGCACAAGCCAATTTGTGTCCACAAACACTTGCTCAAGTGCAGCGAATTTCTCTCGCTGGCTAACCGAAGAAGTCTTCAAGTTGATCGATATTGTTCAGCGGGATGAAGCGATTTATAATCCTAGACACAAATACTACTTTTGCCGGCCATACGTTGAAAACTTTTGGCGCGAGGTGGATTTGAAGCTGGAGAAAAATCCCGGTGCCAGTTTAGCCAAGTGGACCAATTTACGCATTTCATTTCGACGTGAATACACAAATTATTTGGAAGAGAAAGTGCCGCCCTGTTGGTCCTACTTTGATCGTATGTTCTTTTTGCATCCATATTTGCGCAAGAAGCACCAACAACCCAAATCGCTGGGCACACAGGTCCAGGATGCGCTTGCCCATTTGAGTAATCTCTCGAATCGCATGCAGCGAGAACGAGCTGTCACCACTTGCACTGCAGCGAGTACAACGACCACAGCACAGGTGAACACGGGCAGCACAGCACACTCGGCACAGCCGTCGCCCCAGCCGCCGCAGCTGGACAACTATCTGGACTACTTCGATGAGCACGATCACAACAATTCAGAGCTTGATGAGATCATCGACGAGGAGCAGCGAGCGCGTTTTCAGAATCATCCTCTGGATAACAATGACATCAAATCGGAATGCGAAGAGCCAGTTGAAGATTATGAACCGGAAGCTGAAGCAGATACCGAGCAACGTTTCCACCACGCACATCAGGATGAGGAGGAACATGACAGGGACGACGACCATGAAATGCGACCCAACGTATACGAGACGGCAGTGTCGGCATCCGCACCCATCAGTTCCACATCTAGCTCATCATCGCTGGCACTCGAGAAGCGTTTCCCGCAGCATTATCAGCAGCATAACAACTCTAGCAGATTGCAGCACATGAATCGTTTACAGATGCGCACCTACCATCACGAAGAGACGCGAGCTTTGCGTTCACGTTCGCAAGAGCTGCAAGGCGtggccgctgctgcagctagCGTTGCAGCTGCCAGTGCTGCGAACATGCAAACGCATTCGAATGTTTCGTTTGTGCGTCCCACATTCAGCAGCAAACCCGTGGACATGGTTAGCACCACAACGCACAGCAGCACTGCAGTGGCTGTCATAGGTGCCACGGACTCGGAGTTGCCAACGCCATCGAgtgtggcagcagctgctacgCCCAGCAGCGCTTATGTTAATCAACGACATCTTCACGGATCGCATTCCCACTCGCATCATCAGTCGACGCCGGCTCAGCGTCTTGAGGTCAGCAATGGAGCAACGAGTGCTGCTGGAGCAGTTGAATTGTGTGACTGCAAGACGGATTCGGATGCCATGTTTCTGATGAGTCTGTTGCCCGACATACAGAAGTTGAATGGACGAGATCGTGGCAAAATTAAGATAGCTTTCCAAAACATACTGCAGGACTACTTGTATCCCGACTAA
- the LOC117573552 gene encoding tropomyosin-2 isoform X1 yields MDAIKKKMQAMKLEKDNAIDKADTCENQAKDANSRADKLNEEVRDLEKKFVQVEVDLVTAKEQLEKANTELEEKEKLLTSTESEVATLNRKVQQIEEDLEKSEERSTTAQQKLLEATQSADENNRMCKVLENRSQQDEERMDQLTNQLKEARMLAEDADTKSDEVSRKLAFVEDELEVAEDRVRSGESKIMELEEELKVVGNSLKSLEVSEEKANQRVEEFKREMKTLSVKLKEAEQRAEHAEKQVKRLQKEVDRLEDELGINKDRYKSLADEMDSTFAELAGY; encoded by the exons aTGGACGCCATCAAGAAGAAGATGCAAGCGATGAAGCTTGAGAAGGATAATGCCATCGACAAGGCAGATACCTGCGAGAATCAAGCTAAGGATGCCAACTCCCGCGCCGACAAACTCAATGAGGAGGTGCGCGATTTGGAGAAGAAATTCGTTCAGGTTGAGGTCGATTTGGTCACCGCCAAGGAGCAGCTGGAGAAGGCCAACACCGAATTGGAAGAGAAGGAGAAACTGTTGACCTCCACGGAGTCCGAGGTTGCCACCTTGAACCGTAAGGTCCAACAGATTGAGGAGGATTTGGAGAAATCTGAGGAGCGCTCAACCACCGCACAACAGAAGCTGTTGGAGGCCACACAATCGGCCGATGAGAACAACCGTATGTGCAAAGTATTGGAGAACCGTTCCCAGCAGGATGAGGAGCGTATGGATCAGTTGACCAACCAATTGAAGGAAGCCCGTATGTTGGCTGAGGATGCTGATACCAAGTCCGATGAAGTGTCCCGCAAGCTGGCCTTCGTTGAAGACGAGCTCGAAGTTGCTGAGGATCGTGTCCGCTCCGGTGAATCCAAGATCATGGAGCTGGAGGAAGAATTGAAG GTTGTCGGTAACTCCCTGAAATCTCTGGAAGTGTCCGAGGAGAAGGCCAACCAGCGCGTTGAGGAATTCAAGCGCGAGATGAAGACCTTGTCCGTCAAATTGAAGGAAGCCGAACAGCGCGCCGAACACGCCGAGAAGCAAGTGAAGCGCCTGCAGAAGGAAGTCGACAGGCTAGAAG ACGAGCTGGGCATCAACAAGGACAGATACAAGTCTCTTGCCGACGAGATGGACTCCACATTCGCCGAATTGGCTGGCTATTAA
- the LOC117573536 gene encoding protein ENL produces the protein MAVKVQFEIGHTSKLRSKKHPQAFTHDWEIYVQGVNKADISAFVDKVVFILHESFPKPKRVIKEPPYAIQESGYAGFLLPVEIYFRNRDEPKRIMYQYDLDLQQTGPPLHRVEVKTHVFEAPSEEFRAKLMRGGGVPVFGANIASAGSLSRTLSPSVGDLPGSELAVVKAKGSGGGSMVIDGGSGSSKKHKPRNDDSGKVNSFSALFGTPITKGGAVPAIMPAITASKHSPDTKGQAGSSSGKIGSHDGKEKSSKERDKSNSSDKPRDKDKKDRHGRDKERKSGKSGESSSSSKHDRDKEKSKKDKTRDKERERESSSSSVLAATASNALVRRIVSPKPGGGRSSLSDMSPKKHSGDSAAVTPNSRSKDREEHKSTGKSETKDKERSSNKKSKKEKKDKEREREREKQREEREKEKRALKDERGHGDSPATNSSNSLTQSSQPPSQSQNSYDAVKTTGGKSTPNSLGSSASASSLASSSGKRTHDKDEMSTPGQQTVAKVAEKGSDTKTDKTSNSNGSATEKKSHKHKKKDKSKDKDKEKDKDKERSDRDKDKEKERDKDKSKEREKEKLQQQQQQQQLQQLSTASDKLISSVGAASDASPKTELNNQPSEAASTDKSATVNNKKEKHKKSKEKNASKEEKRQRETDGKHNSNKQLQQQQQAASSAILPSSSAAQSATVKAPSNLDLSDMDSAQSAPDIAATNALAAATAATLQHSDSSNSSFPDLPAKSSQQKSTKNAQNSTHGKESKSSASATGASGKEHKVKSKLAEKSEKTEKLDKSPDTKPEKLDKSELKEEKKRSRRNSQNSNSGSNNTTSSTFIEPPVKTTKKEQPAKAAREKSKSPSLRPAAVATVGHNNITSSPSSHINNNNNNSCPAIMNNNNNSNSGQSPAEQLHQPLVGGGGGGGGNNTPLPTEYLTELQELHHKIMTLQDNEELQQVVEMIAATGCYEITHKTFDFDLCKLDRSTVQRLQDFLATSVS, from the exons ATGGCGGTCAAGGTGCAGTTCGAAATTGGTCACACATCAAAGCTGCGCAGCAAGAAACATCCACAGGCCTTCACCCACGATTGGGAGATCTATGTGCAAGGCGTGAACAAGGCGGACATCAGTGCGTTCGTTGACAAAGTCGTCTTCATACTCCACGAATCATTTCCAAAACCAAAGCGTG TAATCAAAGAGCCACCGTATGCCATACAGGAGTCGGGCTATGCCGGCTTCTTACTGCCCGTCGAGATCTATTTTCGCAATCGGGACGAGCCCAAGCGCATAATGTACCAATATGATTTGGATCTGCAGCAAACAGGGCCGCCCCTTCATCGGGTCGAAGTCAAAACCCATGTTTTCGAGGCGCCTTCGGAGGAGTTTCGTGCCAAGCTAATGCGTGGTGGCGGTGTGCCTGTTTTTGGTGCCAATATCGCTTCAGCCGGCAGTTTGAGTCGCACGCTTTCGCCCAGCGTTGGCGATCTGCCCGGCTCAGAGTTGGCTGTGGTCAAGGCGAAGGGCAGTGGCGGTGGCAGTATGGTGATTGATGGTGGCTCTGGGTCGAGTAAAAAGCACAAGCCACGCAACGACGACAGCGGCAAGGTTAACTCCTTCTCGGCATTGTTTGGCACACCGATCACCAAAGGCGGCGCTGTGCCAGCGATTATGCCAGCAATAACAGCATCAAAACATTCTCCAGATACAAAGGGACAAGCAGGCTCGAGTAGCGGTAAGATTGGATCGCATGATGGTAAGGAAAAGTCGAGTAAGGAGCGGGACAAATCCAATAGTTCGGACAAACCGCGCGACAAGGACAAAAAGGATCGTCATGGGCGCGACAAGGAGCGCAAATCGGGCAAGTCCGgtgagagcagcagcagcagcaaacacgaTCGCGATAAGGAAAAGTCGAAAAAGGATAAGACACGCGATAAGGAACGAGAACgtgagagcagcagcagtagtgTCCTTGCTGCCACAGCATCCAATGCATTAGTCAGACGCATAGTTAGTCCCAAGCCAGGAGGAGGCAGAAGCAGTCTCTCCGATATGAGTCCCAAGAAACATTCGGGTGACAGCGCTGCTGTCACGCCAAATTCCCGCTCAAAGGATCGCGAAGAGCACAAATCGACAGGTAAATCGGAGACGAAGGATAAGGAGCGTAGCTCCAACAAAAAGtcaaagaaagagaaaaaagacaAAGAGCGTGAACGTGAACGCGAAAAGCAGCGCGAGGAACGTGAGAAGGAGAAACGTGCGCTCAAGGATGAGCGTGGCCACGGCGACAGTCCGGCCACTAATAGCAGCAATAGTCTAACGCAATCATCACAACCGCCATCACAATCCCAGAACAGCTACGATGCTGTAAAGACGACTGGTGGCAAGTCGACGCCAAATTCGCTAGGCAGCAGTGCCAGTGCAAGTAGTCTTGCCTCGAGCAGCGGCAAGCGGACACACGATAAGGATGAGATGTCAACGCCTGGTCAGCAAACAGTAGCGAAAGTCGCCGAAAAAGGTTCAGATACAAAGACGGAtaaaacaagcaacagcaatggcagcgcCACGGAAAAGAAATCACATAAGCACAAGAAGAAGGATAAGAGCAAAGACAAGGATAAGGAAAAAGATAAGGACAAGGAGCGAAGTGATCGCGATAAGGACAAAGAAAAGGAACGTGACAAGGACAAGTCTAAGGAGCGTGAAAAAGAgaaattacaacaacagcagcagcaacaacagttgcagcagctcTCAACTGCTTCGGACAAATTGATATCATCAGTAGGCGCAGCATCAGATGCATCACCCAAAACAGAACTCAACAACCAGCCGTCAGAAGCTGCTAGCACAGATAAATCGGCAACCGTGAACAACAAGAAGGAGAAGCACAAGAAATCCAAGGAAAAGAATGCAAGCAAAGAAGAGAAACGTCAACGTGAAACAGACGGCAAGCACAACAGTaacaagcagctgcagcagcaacagcaagcggCGTCATCAGCCATATTACCATCCTCAAGCGCAGCTCAATCAGCAACAGTTAAGGCGCCCAGTAACTTGGATTTGAGCGATATGGATTCAGCACAATCAGCGCCAGATATAGCCGCGACAAATGCACTAGCTGCGGCAACAGCTGCCACACTGCAGCATTCTGACAGCTCGAATAGCAGTTTTCCCGATCTGCCCGCTAAGAGCAGCCAACAAAAGAGCACAAAGAACGCACAGAATTCAACACATGGCAAGGAGAGTAAATCTTCTGCATCTGCGACTGGTGCTAGTGGTAAGGAGCACAAAGTTAAGTCAAAGCTCGCCGAAAAGTCAGAGAAGACTGAAAAGTTGGACAAATCACCTGACACCAAGCCAGAGAAGTTGGACAAGTCTGAGCTGAAAGAGGAAAAGAAACGTAGTCGCCGCAACTCGCAGAATAGCAatagtggcagcaacaacaccaccaGCTCCACATTTATAGAGCCACCAGTCAAAACCACAAAGAAAGAGCAGCCTGCAAAAGCTGCACGCGAGAAATCAAAGTCACCATCTCTGCGACCAGCGGCTGTCGCAACGGTGGGCCACAATAACATTACGTCCTCACCCAGCAGTCAcattaataacaacaataacaacagctgtCCAgcaataatgaataataacaacaacagcaacagcggtcAATCGCCGGCAGAGCAACTGCATCAACCACTagttggtggtggtggtggcggagGTGGCAACAATACGCCATTGCCCACAGAATATTTGACCGAACTGCAGGAGCTGCATCACAAGATCATGACGCTGCAGGACAATGAGGAGCTGCAGCAAGTTGTCGAAATGATTGCTGCCACCGGCTGCTATGAGATTACGCATAAAACTTTCGACTTTGATCTCTGCAAATTAGATCGGAGCACTGTACAGCGATTGCAGGATTTCCTGGCGACATCTGTGTCGTGA